The proteins below come from a single Streptomyces tubercidicus genomic window:
- the ahcY gene encoding adenosylhomocysteinase encodes MTTAATGQDFKVADLSLAAFGRKEITLAEHEMPGLMAIRKEYAAAQPLAGARITGSLHMTVQTAVLIETLAALGAEVRWASCNIFSTQDHAAAAIAVGPKGTPDSPQGIPVFAWKGESLEEYWWCTEQALTWPNSPTGGPNMILDDGGDATLLVHKGVEYEKAGKVPAIETAESDEHRAILELLTRTLGESPQKWTNLASEIRGVTEETTTGVHRLYEMHRDGDLLFPAINVNDAVTKSKFDNKYGCRHSLIDGINRATDVLIGGKTAVVCGYGDVGKGCAESLRGQGARVIITEIDPICALQAAMDGYQVTTLEDVVETADIFVTTTGNKDIIMASHMARMKHQAIVGNIGHFDNEIDMAGLAQLDGIVKDEVKPQVHTWTHPDGKVLIVLSEGRLLNLGNATGHPSFVMSNSFADQTLAQIELFTKPEEYPTDVYVLPKHLDEKVARLHLDALGVKLTELRPEQAAYIGVQVEGPYKPDHYRY; translated from the coding sequence ATGACGACAGCAGCCACCGGCCAGGACTTCAAGGTCGCCGACCTGTCCCTCGCCGCCTTCGGCCGCAAGGAGATCACCCTCGCCGAGCATGAGATGCCCGGTCTGATGGCGATCCGCAAGGAGTACGCCGCCGCCCAGCCGCTGGCCGGTGCCCGCATCACCGGTTCCCTGCACATGACCGTGCAGACCGCGGTCCTGATTGAGACCCTGGCCGCTCTGGGCGCCGAGGTCCGCTGGGCGTCCTGCAACATCTTCTCCACCCAGGACCACGCCGCCGCGGCCATCGCGGTGGGCCCGAAGGGTACGCCCGACTCCCCGCAGGGCATCCCGGTCTTCGCCTGGAAGGGCGAGTCCCTGGAGGAGTACTGGTGGTGCACGGAGCAGGCGCTGACCTGGCCCAACTCGCCCACCGGCGGCCCGAACATGATCCTCGACGACGGTGGCGACGCCACGCTCCTCGTCCACAAGGGCGTCGAGTACGAGAAGGCCGGCAAGGTCCCCGCGATCGAGACCGCGGAGAGCGACGAGCACCGCGCCATCCTGGAGCTGCTGACCCGCACGCTGGGCGAGTCGCCGCAGAAGTGGACGAACCTGGCCTCCGAGATCCGCGGTGTGACCGAGGAGACCACCACCGGCGTGCACCGTCTCTACGAGATGCACCGCGACGGTGACCTGCTCTTCCCGGCGATCAACGTGAACGACGCCGTGACCAAGTCGAAGTTCGACAACAAGTACGGCTGCCGCCACTCCCTGATCGACGGCATCAACCGCGCCACCGACGTCCTCATCGGCGGCAAGACCGCCGTGGTCTGCGGCTACGGCGACGTCGGCAAGGGCTGCGCCGAGTCGCTGCGCGGCCAGGGCGCCCGGGTGATCATCACCGAGATCGACCCGATCTGCGCCCTGCAGGCTGCGATGGACGGCTACCAGGTCACCACCCTGGAAGACGTCGTCGAGACCGCCGACATCTTCGTCACCACGACGGGCAACAAGGACATCATCATGGCGTCGCACATGGCGCGGATGAAGCACCAGGCGATCGTCGGCAACATCGGCCACTTCGACAACGAGATCGACATGGCCGGTCTGGCGCAGCTCGACGGCATCGTCAAGGACGAGGTCAAGCCGCAGGTGCACACCTGGACCCACCCGGACGGCAAGGTCCTGATCGTGCTGTCCGAGGGCCGTCTGCTCAACCTGGGCAACGCCACCGGTCACCCCTCCTTCGTGATGTCCAACTCGTTCGCGGACCAGACGCTGGCCCAGATCGAGCTGTTCACCAAGCCCGAGGAGTACCCGACCGACGTCTACGTGCTGCCCAAGCACCTCGACGAGAAGGTCGCCCGGCTCCACCTCGACGCGCTCGGCGTCAAGCTCACCGAGCTGCGCCCCGAGCAGGCCGCCTACATCGGCGTCCAGGTCGAGGGCCCGTACAAGCCCGACCACTACCGCTACTGA
- a CDS encoding RDD family protein, with amino-acid sequence MSELVTGEAVVLGLRPARLPSRGLAVAVDVAVAWVTYIGISLILVSATSSMDSAAVAAVSVAAFVLVQVGIPIVIETLSGGRSLGKVICGLRVVREDGGPIRFRHALVRGAMGAIEIVMTMGVVAAIASLVSARGRRLGDVFAGTLVIRERMPVADAAGVALPPPPPWLVAELGALDLSRVPDGWWLTVRQYLARIGQLDPQVGGAMAGRLVEDLRGFTGVPGPAGVHPAAYLAAVVGERQGRESQRAFGASVSASSVAGPTGGGVGAGPVGWGEGAAGGQPGAGGDGAADGGLRASAGPMEAARGVVPAGGGDVVSPAGGAWASPGGEAGAPEAVAGGGGTRGDGAGPMGAPVRGRAGDQGDGVGRPQRTGFAPPV; translated from the coding sequence GTGAGTGAACTCGTCACGGGTGAAGCGGTGGTGCTCGGGCTGCGGCCGGCCAGGCTGCCCAGTCGGGGGCTGGCGGTGGCGGTCGATGTGGCCGTGGCCTGGGTGACCTACATCGGTATCTCGCTGATCCTGGTGAGCGCGACCTCGTCGATGGACAGTGCGGCGGTGGCGGCCGTGTCGGTGGCGGCGTTCGTGCTGGTGCAGGTCGGGATCCCGATCGTCATCGAGACGCTGAGTGGGGGCCGGTCGCTGGGCAAGGTGATCTGCGGGCTGCGGGTCGTACGGGAGGACGGCGGGCCTATCCGGTTCCGGCACGCGTTGGTGCGCGGGGCAATGGGGGCCATCGAGATCGTGATGACGATGGGGGTGGTGGCGGCCATTGCCTCGCTGGTGTCGGCTCGGGGGCGTCGGCTGGGTGATGTGTTCGCCGGGACGCTGGTGATACGGGAGCGGATGCCCGTGGCGGACGCCGCCGGGGTCGCGCTGCCGCCACCGCCTCCGTGGCTGGTGGCCGAGCTCGGGGCACTGGACCTTTCGCGGGTGCCCGATGGGTGGTGGCTGACGGTGCGGCAGTACCTGGCGCGGATCGGGCAGCTGGATCCGCAGGTCGGCGGGGCGATGGCCGGGCGGCTGGTGGAGGACTTGCGCGGGTTCACCGGGGTGCCGGGGCCTGCGGGGGTGCATCCGGCGGCGTATCTGGCGGCGGTGGTCGGGGAGCGGCAGGGGCGGGAGTCGCAGCGGGCGTTCGGGGCGTCGGTGTCGGCGTCTTCGGTGGCCGGGCCGACGGGCGGGGGTGTCGGGGCGGGACCCGTGGGGTGGGGAGAGGGTGCTGCCGGTGGGCAGCCTGGCGCCGGTGGTGACGGCGCGGCGGACGGTGGGCTGCGGGCGTCTGCCGGGCCCATGGAGGCGGCGCGGGGAGTCGTGCCGGCCGGAGGTGGGGATGTGGTCTCGCCGGCGGGTGGGGCTTGGGCTTCGCCTGGAGGTGAGGCCGGGGCTCCTGAGGCGGTGGCCGGTGGCGGGGGGACTCGTGGTGACGGTGCCGGGCCGATGGGGGCGCCCGTACGGGGACGTGCGGGTGATCAGGGGGACGGCGTGGGGCGGCCGCAGCGTACGGGGTTTGCGCCGCCGGTGTGA
- a CDS encoding stage II sporulation protein M, whose translation MDLDVFVTAHSAEWDRLETLLGRKRRLTGTEADELVTLYQRTTTHLSLLLSSAPDPTLTTRLTSLVARARSTVTGARKASWRDTARFFTTAFPAAVYRLRHWWIPTAILSTVVAALIGWWIAAHPEVQAAIGAPEDLRAMTRPGGQYETYYSSHPAASFAAQVWTNNAQAVALCLVLGAFAGLPVLWILFQNMLNLGAGIGLMSSAGRLDTFLGLILPHGLLELTAVFVAAGIGLRLGWTLIDPGPRTRRTALAEEGRSALGVAIGLAAVLFISGALEGFVTPSGLPTWARIGIGITAELAFLLYVYVLGGRAVRAGATGDVDLSDREATLPTAA comes from the coding sequence ATGGACCTCGATGTCTTCGTCACGGCCCACAGCGCCGAGTGGGACCGCCTCGAAACACTGCTGGGCCGCAAACGCCGCCTCACGGGCACCGAGGCCGACGAACTGGTCACCCTCTACCAACGCACCACCACACACCTCTCGCTGCTTCTCTCCAGCGCCCCCGACCCCACGCTGACCACCCGCCTCACCTCCCTCGTGGCCCGCGCCCGCAGTACGGTCACCGGCGCCCGCAAGGCCTCTTGGCGCGACACCGCCCGCTTCTTCACCACGGCCTTCCCGGCAGCCGTCTACCGCCTGCGCCACTGGTGGATCCCCACCGCGATCCTCTCCACCGTGGTCGCCGCCCTCATCGGCTGGTGGATAGCCGCGCATCCGGAGGTCCAGGCAGCCATCGGCGCCCCGGAGGACCTCCGCGCCATGACCCGTCCCGGGGGCCAGTACGAGACCTACTACTCCAGCCACCCCGCCGCATCCTTCGCCGCCCAGGTATGGACGAACAACGCCCAGGCCGTCGCCCTGTGCCTCGTCCTCGGCGCCTTCGCGGGCCTCCCCGTCCTGTGGATCCTCTTCCAGAACATGCTCAACCTGGGCGCCGGCATCGGCCTGATGTCCTCCGCGGGCCGCCTCGACACCTTCCTCGGCTTGATCCTTCCGCACGGCCTCCTCGAACTGACCGCCGTCTTCGTCGCCGCCGGCATCGGCCTCCGCCTGGGCTGGACCCTCATCGACCCCGGCCCGCGCACCCGCCGTACGGCCCTAGCCGAGGAAGGCCGCTCGGCCCTCGGCGTCGCCATCGGACTCGCCGCCGTCCTCTTCATATCCGGCGCCCTCGAAGGCTTCGTCACCCCTTCCGGCCTCCCCACCTGGGCCCGCATCGGCATCGGCATAACCGCCGAACTGGCCTTCCTCCTGTACGTCTACGTCCTGGGCGGCCGTGCTGTCCGCGCCGGAGCCACCGGCGACGTCGATCTCTCCGACCGCGAAGCCACCCTGCCGACCGCCGCGTGA
- a CDS encoding DUF58 domain-containing protein, whose product MTVTGRTALISACGALFVGFVLPSWLGIVTVQLALLIAILCDLALAAPVRKLHFTRTGDTTVRLTGEAHTHLTLTNPSRRTLRAQIRDAWPPSSFHPASDVPASRHTVRISAAERRRLTTTLHPTRRGNHHAVRVTVRSYGPLGLAARQGSHHVPWTLRVLPPFTSRKHLPAKLARLRELDGRTSILTRGEGTEFDSLRDYTPGDDTRSIDWRATARRQNLAVRTWRPERDRRILLVLETGRTSAGRVGDIPRLDASMDAALLLGALAARAGDRVDLLAYDRRIRASVQGHTARDLLPALTDALAPLESELVEADARGLAATIHRRTPRRSLIVLFTGLDAAPVEEALLPVLPSLTQRNELIVAAVADARIEEMAAGRHTPQAVYAAAAAEQTRAARHRTADRLRHHGITVIDSTPTHLAPDLADAYLTLKSTGRL is encoded by the coding sequence GTGACCGTCACCGGACGCACCGCCCTCATCTCCGCATGCGGAGCCCTCTTCGTCGGCTTCGTGCTGCCCAGCTGGCTCGGCATCGTCACCGTCCAACTCGCCTTGCTGATAGCAATTTTGTGCGATCTCGCGCTCGCCGCGCCAGTGCGAAAGCTCCATTTCACCCGAACCGGTGACACAACCGTTCGACTAACAGGCGAAGCCCACACACACCTCACCCTCACCAATCCGAGCCGCCGCACCCTGCGCGCCCAGATCCGCGACGCCTGGCCCCCGAGCTCCTTCCACCCCGCTTCGGACGTCCCCGCGTCCCGCCACACCGTGCGCATCTCCGCCGCCGAACGCCGTCGCCTCACCACCACGCTCCACCCCACCCGCCGCGGCAACCACCACGCGGTCCGCGTCACCGTCCGCTCCTACGGCCCGCTCGGCCTGGCGGCCCGACAAGGAAGCCACCACGTCCCCTGGACGCTGCGGGTCCTTCCGCCCTTCACCAGCCGCAAGCACCTCCCCGCCAAGCTCGCCCGGCTCCGCGAACTCGACGGCCGCACCAGCATCCTGACCCGCGGCGAGGGCACCGAGTTCGACAGCCTCCGCGACTACACCCCCGGCGACGACACCCGCTCCATCGACTGGCGCGCCACCGCCCGCCGGCAGAACCTCGCCGTCCGCACCTGGCGCCCTGAGCGCGACCGCCGCATCCTGCTCGTCCTGGAGACCGGCCGTACCTCGGCGGGCCGCGTCGGCGACATCCCCCGCCTCGACGCCTCCATGGACGCCGCCCTGCTGCTCGGCGCCCTCGCCGCCCGCGCCGGAGACCGTGTGGATCTGCTCGCCTACGACCGCCGCATACGCGCTTCGGTCCAGGGCCACACGGCCCGCGACCTCCTCCCGGCCCTGACCGACGCCCTGGCTCCCCTCGAATCGGAACTGGTAGAGGCGGACGCCCGCGGCCTGGCCGCCACAATCCACCGCCGCACCCCGCGCCGCTCCCTGATCGTGCTCTTCACGGGCCTGGACGCGGCCCCCGTGGAGGAAGCCCTCCTGCCCGTCCTTCCCAGCCTCACCCAACGCAACGAACTCATCGTCGCCGCCGTGGCCGACGCCCGCATCGAGGAAATGGCCGCCGGCCGCCACACACCCCAGGCCGTCTACGCAGCTGCCGCCGCGGAACAAACCCGCGCCGCCCGCCACCGCACCGCAGACCGCCTCCGCCACCACGGCATCACCGTCATCGACTCCACCCCGACCCATCTGGCCCCCGACCTGGCGGACGCCTACCTCACCCTGAAGTCCACCGGCCGCCTGTAA